The following are from one region of the Gloeomargarita lithophora Alchichica-D10 genome:
- a CDS encoding LL-diaminopimelate aminotransferase, translating into MVRLAERLTPLAQNVFADMDQAKAQVVAQGTDVIDLSLGSSDLPTRPEILAVIGSALQDQRTHGYLLFHGTQEFRRAAATWYEQRYGVAVDPETEVLPLIGSQEGTAHLPLAVLNPGDYAVLLDPGYPSHAGGVALAGGQMHLLRLRAEQGFLPDFGDIPDPVLQRARLLVLSYPHNPTAAVADLGVMSAAVDFCRRHDLVLCHDFPYADLVFGETLPPSVLQADRDKRVSVEFFSMSKSYNMGGFRLGYAIGNPELILALRRVKAAVDFNQYGGILRAGSQALLGDQTGVREMVATFRERRDRFVGALHGIGWPVPLPPATMYVWAPLPPAWANNSLEFCQHLVMKTGVAACPGVGFGPGGEGYVRFALVHPPARLQEAVNRMATWLGMG; encoded by the coding sequence ATGGTGCGGTTGGCAGAGCGATTGACTCCCCTGGCGCAGAATGTGTTTGCGGACATGGATCAGGCCAAGGCGCAGGTGGTGGCGCAGGGAACCGATGTGATTGACCTGTCCCTGGGGTCGTCGGATTTGCCCACCCGCCCGGAAATTTTGGCGGTAATCGGGTCAGCCTTGCAGGATCAGCGCACCCACGGTTATCTCTTGTTTCATGGCACCCAGGAATTTCGGCGGGCGGCGGCCACCTGGTATGAACAGCGCTATGGGGTGGCGGTTGACCCGGAAACGGAAGTGCTACCGCTGATTGGTTCCCAGGAGGGGACGGCGCATTTACCTTTGGCGGTGCTAAATCCGGGGGATTATGCGGTTTTGCTCGACCCGGGGTATCCCTCCCATGCGGGGGGAGTGGCCTTGGCGGGCGGGCAGATGCACCTACTGCGCCTGCGGGCAGAGCAGGGGTTTTTGCCGGATTTTGGCGACATTCCTGACCCGGTGCTACAGCGTGCCCGGTTGTTGGTGCTGTCCTATCCCCACAACCCCACGGCGGCGGTGGCGGACTTGGGGGTGATGTCAGCGGCGGTGGATTTTTGTCGCCGTCATGATTTGGTGCTGTGCCATGATTTTCCCTACGCAGATTTGGTATTTGGGGAAACCTTGCCCCCATCTGTACTGCAAGCGGATCGGGACAAGCGGGTGAGTGTGGAATTTTTTAGTATGTCCAAGTCCTACAATATGGGGGGCTTTCGCTTGGGCTATGCCATCGGCAACCCGGAGTTGATTTTGGCCCTGCGGCGGGTGAAGGCGGCGGTGGATTTTAATCAGTACGGGGGGATTTTGCGGGCGGGTAGCCAAGCCCTGCTGGGGGATCAAACCGGGGTGCGGGAAATGGTCGCCACCTTCCGGGAGCGGCGGGATCGCTTTGTGGGCGCATTACATGGGATTGGCTGGCCGGTACCCCTGCCCCCAGCAACCATGTATGTTTGGGCACCGTTGCCCCCGGCGTGGGCGAATAATTCCCTGGAATTTTGTCAGCATTTGGTCATGAAAACCGGTGTAGCAGCTTGCCCCGGCGTGGGGTTTGGTCCTGGGGGGGAGGGTTATGTGCGGTTTGCCCTGGTGCATCCCCCGGCCCGTTTGCAAGAGGCGGTCAATCGCATGGCGACCTGGTTGGGGATGGGTTAA
- a CDS encoding thioredoxin family protein: protein MAPLPIRDEVFTAEVMQAPEPVLVYVWADWCGPCRLMTQILTQMAPAWQGRLKMVKMHADENPLTVKQYQVEGIPTLLLFRGGELLWNHEGVLNQAKLQQALTQYLAV from the coding sequence ATGGCTCCCCTGCCCATTCGGGATGAGGTCTTTACAGCGGAAGTGATGCAAGCCCCGGAACCGGTCTTGGTCTATGTGTGGGCGGATTGGTGCGGCCCTTGTCGGTTGATGACCCAGATTTTGACCCAGATGGCGCCAGCGTGGCAGGGACGGTTGAAAATGGTCAAAATGCACGCCGATGAAAATCCCCTGACGGTCAAACAGTACCAGGTGGAGGGGATTCCCACCCTGTTGTTGTTTCGGGGCGGGGAACTGCTCTGGAACCACGAGGGGGTCTTGAATCAGGCCAAGCTCCAGCAGGCGTTGACCCAATATTTGGCGGTGTAG
- a CDS encoding Npun_F0494 family protein, translating into MGFATPAFAMGGLAQEQVALARRRGRLGLRCLPFQREFLSMMEERSVGVGELVGTKAVARGFTRRALSLAQAERDTDWLLALGVLRREVDGQGLTDRFRLAPLGRQLLQEWQTAYWSPPSLGERLRHIWWRWLKR; encoded by the coding sequence GTGGGATTTGCTACGCCAGCATTTGCCATGGGGGGCTTAGCGCAGGAACAGGTGGCCTTGGCTCGGCGGCGGGGGCGGTTGGGTCTGCGATGTTTGCCGTTTCAGCGAGAATTTTTGTCCATGATGGAGGAACGGAGTGTCGGGGTGGGGGAATTGGTGGGGACAAAGGCGGTGGCACGGGGCTTTACCCGGCGGGCGTTGTCCCTGGCGCAGGCGGAACGGGATACGGATTGGCTGTTGGCGTTGGGGGTACTGCGCCGGGAGGTGGATGGGCAAGGGCTGACGGATCGGTTTCGGTTGGCTCCTTTGGGGCGGCAATTGTTGCAGGAATGGCAAACAGCATACTGGTCGCCGCCGAGTCTGGGGGAGCGGTTGCGGCATATTTGGTGGCGGTGGCTGAAGCGGTGA
- a CDS encoding DUF2358 domain-containing protein gives MDILSTLREDYARFPENQTYSIYAEDMTFADPMMRVQGRKQYQDMIHFLATWFQNIRLELHEMEQQGQVIHTRWTMGWTAPLPWRPRVTVTGRSELMVNETGQINRQIDYWDCSRWDLLRQHLPWGA, from the coding sequence ATGGACATTTTAAGCACATTGCGGGAGGACTATGCCCGCTTTCCTGAAAACCAGACCTACAGCATTTATGCTGAGGATATGACCTTTGCTGACCCGATGATGCGGGTACAAGGGCGCAAGCAATATCAAGACATGATTCATTTTTTGGCGACTTGGTTTCAAAATATTCGCCTGGAATTGCATGAGATGGAGCAACAAGGCCAGGTGATTCACACCCGTTGGACGATGGGGTGGACGGCTCCCTTGCCCTGGCGACCGCGGGTGACGGTGACCGGGCGCAGTGAATTGATGGTGAACGAAACGGGGCAAATTAACCGGCAAATAGACTACTGGGATTGCTCTCGGTGGGATTTGCTACGCCAGCATTTGCCATGGGGGGCTTAG
- a CDS encoding Uma2 family endonuclease, translated as MTQTSTLSLAEFLTQSDIESSPAWEWLLSRPIQKPMPTLFHSRLQRHLVNWINAQTRSWEAVQELRCIVPPDSPVPDIVVVPCHRLGATDGPLQGAPDWLIEIRSPGQNTLDLQAKILHCLRHETQLAWLIDWERQQVWVWAGGDLPHIYTAADALPTLGDLPTITVAEVMQMTAQGKIP; from the coding sequence ATGACTCAAACCTCTACCCTATCCTTAGCTGAATTTTTGACCCAATCTGATATAGAAAGTTCACCGGCTTGGGAATGGTTGCTCAGTCGTCCCATCCAAAAACCGATGCCAACCCTCTTTCACTCCCGGCTTCAACGTCATTTGGTGAATTGGATTAATGCCCAAACCCGCAGTTGGGAAGCGGTGCAGGAATTGCGCTGTATTGTACCACCGGATTCGCCTGTACCGGATATTGTGGTCGTGCCCTGCCACCGTCTTGGTGCAACTGATGGCCCGCTACAAGGGGCACCCGATTGGCTGATTGAAATTCGCTCCCCTGGGCAAAATACCCTGGATTTACAGGCCAAAATTTTGCATTGTTTGCGCCATGAAACCCAATTAGCCTGGTTAATTGATTGGGAACGACAACAGGTATGGGTGTGGGCGGGTGGGGATTTGCCTCATATTTATACTGCCGCAGATGCCCTACCCACTTTAGGAGATTTACCTACGATTACCGTTGCTGAAGTTATGCAAATGACAGCACAGGGAAAAATCCCATAA
- a CDS encoding DevA family ABC transporter ATP-binding protein: MPTAPGIAFSPPATPLSEAVVVIEGLEHAFGEGDLCKQILFDINLTIRAGEIVILTGPSGSGKTTLLTLIGCLRSVQQGSLQVLEQELNGANKATQIQLRRYIGYIFQAHNLLEFLTARQNVQMALELHPQISPKQAKTMAESMLSAVGLGEKFHTYPHALSGGQKQRVAIARALASHPRLILADEPTAALDSKTGREVVDLMQKLAQEQGCAILLVTHDHRILDIADRIVHLEDGYLVQDQVL, from the coding sequence ATGCCCACGGCTCCAGGAATCGCCTTCTCCCCCCCGGCTACCCCTCTATCAGAGGCAGTAGTGGTCATCGAGGGTTTGGAACATGCTTTTGGGGAGGGCGATCTCTGCAAGCAGATTTTATTTGACATCAATCTCACCATCCGGGCGGGGGAAATTGTGATTTTGACCGGTCCTTCCGGGTCAGGGAAAACCACTTTATTGACCCTAATTGGCTGTCTGCGCTCAGTGCAACAGGGAAGTTTGCAGGTATTGGAGCAGGAATTAAACGGTGCCAACAAAGCAACACAAATTCAACTCCGGCGGTATATTGGTTATATTTTTCAGGCGCATAATTTACTCGAATTTCTCACCGCCCGTCAAAATGTGCAAATGGCTTTAGAATTACATCCCCAAATTAGCCCAAAACAGGCGAAAACCATGGCAGAATCCATGCTAAGTGCGGTGGGCTTGGGGGAAAAATTCCACACCTATCCCCACGCCCTATCCGGGGGGCAAAAACAGCGGGTGGCGATTGCCCGTGCCCTGGCTAGCCATCCCCGTTTGATTTTGGCGGATGAACCAACGGCGGCACTCGATAGCAAAACCGGGCGGGAGGTGGTGGATTTGATGCAAAAATTAGCCCAAGAGCAGGGCTGTGCTATTTTGCTGGTCACCCATGACCACCGGATTCTCGATATTGCGGATCGGATTGTGCATTTGGAAGATGGGTATCTGGTACAGGATCAGGTATTGTAA
- a CDS encoding YlxR family protein translates to MTPPRQRTTQKHKMPPGTRRCLSCRTLAPREQFWRVVRLFPSHQVVLDQGMGRSAYLCPRRECLQQAQQKNRLGKVLKTPIPPEIYATLWARITIPDPVPDTHLPNAQSDPQYRESGGHG, encoded by the coding sequence ATGACCCCCCCCCGCCAGCGGACGACCCAGAAGCATAAAATGCCCCCCGGCACCCGCCGTTGCCTGAGTTGCCGCACCCTTGCCCCCCGGGAGCAATTTTGGCGGGTGGTGCGCTTATTCCCTTCCCATCAGGTGGTGTTAGACCAAGGCATGGGTCGTTCTGCCTACCTGTGCCCCCGGCGGGAATGTTTACAACAGGCGCAACAAAAAAACCGCCTGGGTAAAGTCCTGAAAACTCCCATCCCCCCGGAAATTTATGCCACCCTTTGGGCACGGATTACAATACCTGATCCTGTACCAGATACCCATCTTCCAAATGCACAATCCGATCCGCAATATCGAGAATCCGGTGGTCATGGGTGA
- the nusA gene encoding transcription termination factor NusA yields the protein MSIINLPNLKELIDEISRTHNLPKPDLHEALREALLKGYEKHRRAREFSNPNFTEEYFQNFDVELDLAEGGFRVLAEKMIVTDVQDPDHEVALQEVQPFIPEAQLGGTVVLDVSPEDRKELGRMAAMQTKQVFNQLLRELKRRLIQEEFQDLEGTVLQGRMLRFERGSWIVGVSSGYNQTEVEAELPRKEQLPNDNYRPNSTYKMFLKQVHDGPHKGPQLVVSRADAGLVVYLFANEVPEMEDEIVRIVAVAREANPPTPKVGPRTKIAVDTLDRDVDPVGACIGSRGSRIQAVVNELRGEKIDVIRWSPDPATYIANALSPAQIESVRLMDPDGRQTHVLVNENQLSLAIGKEGQNVRLAARLTGWKIDIKDRNKYDPAAEDARIQTLITEREQQQRDDPPPPADDPEA from the coding sequence ATGTCCATCATCAATTTGCCCAATCTCAAAGAACTGATTGACGAGATCAGCCGTACCCACAATTTACCCAAACCTGATCTCCACGAAGCCCTCCGGGAAGCCCTGCTCAAGGGGTACGAAAAACACCGGCGGGCGCGGGAATTTAGTAACCCCAACTTTACGGAGGAGTACTTCCAAAATTTTGACGTGGAGCTTGACCTGGCCGAAGGGGGGTTCCGGGTGTTGGCCGAGAAAATGATTGTCACGGATGTCCAAGACCCGGACCACGAGGTGGCACTCCAGGAGGTGCAACCTTTTATTCCCGAAGCCCAGTTGGGGGGGACGGTGGTGTTGGATGTCTCCCCCGAAGACCGCAAGGAATTGGGGCGCATGGCGGCTATGCAGACCAAACAGGTGTTTAACCAACTCCTGCGGGAACTGAAACGGCGGCTGATCCAGGAGGAATTTCAAGACTTGGAGGGGACGGTTCTGCAGGGGCGGATGTTGCGTTTTGAACGCGGCTCCTGGATCGTGGGGGTGAGTAGCGGTTACAACCAAACCGAGGTGGAGGCGGAACTCCCCCGCAAGGAACAACTGCCCAACGACAATTACCGTCCCAATAGTACCTATAAAATGTTTCTCAAACAGGTACATGATGGCCCCCACAAAGGCCCCCAGTTGGTAGTCTCCCGTGCCGATGCGGGGTTGGTGGTGTATCTGTTCGCCAACGAAGTGCCAGAGATGGAAGATGAGATTGTGCGGATCGTGGCGGTAGCCAGGGAGGCCAATCCCCCCACTCCTAAAGTCGGCCCGCGCACCAAAATTGCCGTGGATACGCTGGATCGGGATGTGGACCCGGTGGGGGCTTGTATCGGGTCGCGGGGTTCCCGGATTCAGGCGGTGGTGAACGAACTGCGGGGGGAAAAGATTGATGTAATTCGCTGGTCGCCCGACCCGGCCACCTACATTGCCAATGCCCTCAGCCCCGCCCAAATCGAATCGGTGCGCTTGATGGACCCGGATGGCCGCCAAACCCATGTGCTGGTGAATGAAAACCAGTTGAGCCTCGCCATCGGTAAAGAGGGGCAGAATGTCCGCTTGGCCGCTCGACTAACCGGCTGGAAAATTGACATCAAAGACCGCAATAAATACGACCCCGCCGCCGAGGATGCCCGTATCCAGACCCTGATCACCGAGCGGGAGCAACAACAACGGGATGACCCCCCCCCGCCAGCGGACGACCCAGAAGCATAA
- the rimP gene encoding ribosome maturation factor RimP: MTHPLVPQVLDLARPIGASLGLEVVGAAFLTDQVPPVLRIDIRHPQQDTGLADCERMTQALTPALDEVNWIPDAYVLEISSPGLGEELVTDRDFTTFHGFPVRVELHQPYRGRREWQGRLLRRDQEAVVLNRRGRTVRLLRSWVARVVLTTDDQDD; the protein is encoded by the coding sequence ATGACCCACCCATTGGTGCCACAGGTGCTGGATTTAGCCCGACCCATCGGGGCATCCCTGGGATTAGAGGTAGTTGGTGCCGCCTTTTTGACAGATCAGGTGCCGCCGGTACTGCGGATTGATATTCGTCATCCCCAGCAGGATACGGGTTTAGCGGACTGTGAACGCATGACCCAAGCCCTGACCCCCGCCCTGGATGAGGTAAACTGGATTCCCGATGCCTATGTGCTGGAAATTTCCAGTCCCGGTCTGGGGGAGGAACTGGTCACCGACCGGGACTTTACCACTTTTCATGGGTTTCCCGTGCGGGTGGAATTGCACCAACCCTACCGGGGGCGGCGGGAATGGCAAGGGCGGTTACTGCGCCGGGATCAGGAGGCGGTGGTGCTTAACCGGCGGGGGCGCACCGTGCGCCTGTTGCGATCCTGGGTGGCACGGGTCGTACTGACCACCGATGACCAGGACGATTAA
- a CDS encoding YqhA family protein has translation MIQRLFTFSRRLVIVAVVCSLIASMVVLLTGTVETIEVIYTLASDWGKLSGKKVMVPLVEVTDLFLVGTVFYIVALGLYELFVDSRLRIPPWLEIRSVDELKSRLAGVVIVVLGVSFLGETVKGIKSLDLLFYGGASALVIVALTYFLGNHTQNDRTTRDGNITGEHSPQTDEQSYDI, from the coding sequence ATGATTCAGCGTTTGTTTACCTTTAGCCGTCGCCTGGTTATCGTGGCTGTAGTTTGCTCTTTGATTGCTTCCATGGTCGTGCTATTGACGGGCACGGTGGAAACCATTGAAGTGATTTACACCCTCGCCAGTGATTGGGGCAAACTGAGTGGCAAAAAAGTCATGGTGCCCCTGGTGGAGGTGACGGATTTGTTTCTGGTCGGAACGGTGTTTTATATCGTGGCGTTGGGCTTGTATGAATTGTTTGTGGATAGTCGCCTCCGCATTCCCCCCTGGTTGGAAATCCGCAGTGTGGATGAACTCAAAAGTCGTTTGGCCGGGGTGGTGATCGTGGTGTTGGGGGTGTCGTTTTTGGGGGAAACCGTGAAGGGCATTAAAAGCCTAGATTTGCTATTTTACGGGGGAGCCAGCGCCCTGGTGATCGTGGCCTTGACCTACTTTTTGGGCAACCATACCCAAAATGACCGCACCACCCGTGATGGGAATATTACGGGCGAGCATAGCCCGCAGACGGACGAGCAAAGTTATGATATATGA
- the truA gene encoding tRNA pseudouridine(38-40) synthase TruA has translation MPRVALLVQYVGTGFHGWQFQPGQRTVQGVLEQTIGAVTGQPVRITGAGRTDTGVHAAGQVAHFDAPAPIPPQRWGAVLNSRLPPDVLVRASVLVGDDWHARFSAQWRRYRYCIYTDRRNNLFTAPFCWHYYHVPLDVGWMQAALEPLVGRHHLGAFHRSKSGRDHSWVVVQAVRCWRQDAWVYIEVQANAFLYGMMRLLVGMLVEVGRGGWSVAEFTTLWREERRQEVTYAAPARGLTLLGVGYGDNLFSLGMGPTAMPLWGEKI, from the coding sequence TTGCCTCGGGTTGCTTTGCTGGTGCAGTACGTGGGGACGGGGTTTCACGGTTGGCAGTTCCAACCGGGTCAGCGCACGGTGCAGGGGGTACTGGAACAAACCATTGGGGCGGTAACGGGTCAGCCGGTCAGGATAACGGGGGCGGGACGGACGGATACGGGGGTGCATGCCGCCGGTCAAGTGGCGCATTTTGATGCTCCGGCTCCCATTCCCCCCCAGCGGTGGGGTGCGGTTTTGAACAGTCGCTTGCCCCCGGATGTGCTGGTGCGGGCGAGTGTTTTGGTTGGGGATGATTGGCACGCCCGATTTTCGGCGCAGTGGCGCAGGTATCGCTATTGTATTTACACCGACCGCAGGAATAACTTATTCACGGCTCCCTTTTGCTGGCATTATTACCATGTCCCTTTGGATGTGGGTTGGATGCAAGCCGCCCTGGAACCCCTGGTGGGGCGGCACCATCTGGGGGCTTTTCACCGCAGTAAGTCCGGGCGGGATCACTCCTGGGTGGTGGTGCAGGCGGTGCGGTGTTGGCGCCAGGATGCCTGGGTGTATATCGAGGTGCAGGCCAATGCCTTTTTGTACGGTATGATGCGCCTGCTGGTGGGAATGTTGGTGGAGGTGGGGCGGGGCGGTTGGTCGGTGGCGGAATTTACCACCCTCTGGAGAGAGGAACGTCGGCAAGAGGTGACCTATGCGGCACCGGCGCGGGGCCTAACCCTGTTGGGGGTAGGCTATGGGGACAATTTATTTTCCCTGGGGATGGGACCAACGGCGATGCCCCTGTGGGGGGAAAAGATTTAG
- the rplQ gene encoding 50S ribosomal protein L17, translating into MRHGRRIPRLSKPADQRKALLRALTTALLRHGRITTTKARAKAIRSEVDHMITLAKAGSLAARRQALGYIYDKSLVHALFAEAPERYGSRPGGYTRIIRTVPRRGDAAEMAIIELV; encoded by the coding sequence ATGCGGCACGGGCGGCGAATTCCCCGGTTGAGCAAACCGGCTGACCAACGGAAGGCGTTATTGCGGGCGTTGACCACGGCGCTTTTGCGTCATGGCCGGATTACCACCACCAAGGCGCGGGCGAAGGCGATCCGCTCTGAGGTGGATCACATGATTACCCTGGCGAAGGCGGGTTCCCTGGCAGCGCGGCGGCAAGCCCTGGGATATATCTACGATAAAAGCCTGGTACACGCCCTGTTTGCGGAAGCCCCGGAGCGTTACGGCTCGCGACCGGGGGGTTATACCCGGATTATCCGCACGGTGCCCCGGCGGGGGGATGCCGCTGAAATGGCGATTATTGAACTGGTTTAG
- a CDS encoding DNA-directed RNA polymerase subunit alpha → MAQFKVEVVETSGQQQYGRFVLEPLHQGQGITVGNALRRVLLGDLEGAAVTAVHIEGVTHEFATVPGVREDVLELLLNFKEVVLRSYASERQLGRLERVQGPLIITAGHLKLPADVEVVHPTQYLATLSEGYTLELEFYVERGRGYRMLDGSQEDGTSVDFLQIDAIFMPVRQVSWQVDEVRSEEGVLQDRLILEVTTDGSMSPKEAVSQAAHTLVELFYPLRSIVGLEPTENGAVSEDDKVSQVPIEELQLSVRAYNCLKRAQIHNVADLLGYSQEELLEIKNFGQKSAEEVIEALQVRLGIVLPKEKA, encoded by the coding sequence ATGGCGCAGTTTAAGGTTGAGGTAGTCGAAACCTCGGGTCAGCAACAGTACGGGCGCTTTGTCCTGGAGCCGTTGCACCAAGGCCAAGGGATCACGGTGGGGAATGCCCTGCGGCGGGTTCTGCTGGGGGATTTGGAGGGGGCGGCGGTGACGGCGGTGCATATCGAGGGGGTAACCCATGAGTTTGCCACCGTGCCGGGGGTACGGGAAGATGTCCTAGAGTTGTTATTAAATTTTAAGGAAGTTGTCCTGCGCAGTTATGCTTCGGAGCGGCAGTTGGGGCGATTGGAGCGGGTGCAAGGGCCGTTGATCATTACGGCGGGGCATCTGAAACTGCCTGCGGATGTGGAGGTGGTGCATCCCACCCAGTATCTGGCCACCCTCAGCGAGGGCTACACCCTGGAATTGGAGTTTTATGTGGAGCGGGGGCGGGGCTACCGGATGTTGGATGGGAGCCAGGAGGACGGGACTTCGGTGGATTTTCTCCAGATTGATGCGATATTCATGCCGGTGCGCCAGGTGAGTTGGCAGGTGGACGAAGTCCGTAGCGAGGAGGGGGTACTGCAGGATCGGTTGATTCTGGAGGTGACTACGGATGGGAGCATGAGTCCCAAGGAGGCGGTGAGCCAAGCGGCGCATACGCTGGTGGAGTTGTTCTATCCCTTGCGGAGCATTGTCGGCTTGGAACCCACGGAAAATGGTGCGGTTTCCGAAGATGACAAGGTGAGTCAGGTGCCGATTGAGGAATTACAGTTGTCGGTGCGGGCCTACAACTGTCTGAAGCGGGCGCAAATTCACAATGTGGCGGATTTGCTTGGCTACAGTCAAGAAGAACTGCTGGAGATCAAAAACTTTGGCCAGAAGTCGGCGGAAGAGGTGATCGAGGCGCTCCAGGTGCGGCTGGGGATCGTGTTACCTAAGGAAAAGGCGTAA
- the rpsK gene encoding 30S ribosomal protein S11, whose amino-acid sequence MAPQKKGGPRKQKKNIPNGVAHVQSTFNNTIVTISDPKGEVISWSSAGASGFKGAKKGTPFAAQMASENAAKQAMEQGMRQVEVLVSGPGSGRETAIRALQAAGLEITLIRDVTPVPHNGCRPPKRRRV is encoded by the coding sequence ATGGCACCGCAGAAGAAGGGAGGCCCCCGCAAGCAAAAGAAAAACATTCCCAACGGGGTGGCGCACGTCCAGTCCACGTTTAATAACACCATTGTCACCATCAGTGACCCCAAGGGGGAGGTAATTTCCTGGTCATCGGCGGGGGCGAGTGGGTTTAAGGGAGCCAAGAAGGGCACCCCCTTTGCCGCCCAGATGGCCAGTGAAAATGCGGCCAAGCAGGCGATGGAGCAGGGGATGCGGCAGGTGGAGGTGCTGGTTTCTGGCCCTGGTTCCGGTCGGGAAACGGCAATTCGGGCGTTGCAGGCGGCGGGGTTGGAGATTACCCTGATCCGGGATGTGACCCCGGTTCCCCACAATGGCTGTCGCCCCCCGAAACGGCGGCGGGTATAG
- the rpsM gene encoding 30S ribosomal protein S13, producing the protein MARISGVDLPREKRVEISLTYIYGIGLTRSQAILAATGIDPDTRVRDLNDQQIAALREFIEQNYQVEGDLRRVEGMNIKRLMDIGCYRGRRHRVGLPVRGQRTRTNARTRKGARKTVAGKKKAPGK; encoded by the coding sequence GTGGCACGGATTTCAGGGGTGGATTTACCCCGTGAGAAACGGGTGGAAATTTCGCTGACTTATATTTATGGGATTGGGTTGACCCGTTCCCAGGCGATTTTGGCGGCCACGGGGATTGACCCGGACACCCGGGTGCGGGATTTGAATGACCAGCAAATTGCCGCCCTGCGGGAATTCATTGAGCAGAATTACCAGGTGGAGGGTGACCTGCGCCGGGTGGAGGGGATGAACATCAAACGGCTGATGGACATCGGCTGTTATCGGGGTCGTCGCCATCGGGTGGGACTGCCGGTGCGGGGGCAACGGACGCGCACCAACGCCCGTACCCGCAAGGGGGCGCGCAAGACCGTGGCCGGGAAGAAAAAAGCTCCTGGGAAATAG
- the rpmJ gene encoding 50S ribosomal protein L36 — translation MKVRASVRRMCEKCRIIRRKGRVMVICMNPKHKQRQG, via the coding sequence ATGAAGGTACGGGCTTCGGTTCGCAGGATGTGCGAAAAATGCCGCATTATTCGCCGCAAAGGGCGGGTGATGGTGATCTGCATGAACCCGAAACATAAACAACGGCAGGGTTAA
- the infA gene encoding translation initiation factor IF-1, whose amino-acid sequence MSKQDLIEMEGTVADSLPNAMFRVDLDNGFNVLAHISGKIRRNYIKILPGDRVKVELTPYDLTKGRITFRLKKK is encoded by the coding sequence TTGTCTAAGCAAGACCTGATTGAGATGGAAGGCACCGTTGCCGATTCCCTGCCCAACGCCATGTTTCGGGTGGATTTGGATAATGGTTTTAACGTTTTGGCGCATATTTCCGGCAAAATCCGCCGCAATTACATCAAAATTTTGCCCGGCGACCGGGTAAAAGTGGAACTCACCCCCTACGACCTGACCAAAGGCCGGATCACCTTCCGGTTGAAGAAAAAATAA
- a CDS encoding adenylate kinase, whose amino-acid sequence MPRVILMGAPGSGKGTQGEVLAQAWSVPRLAPGDIFREHIRRGTPLGLEVKSYSDAGKLVPDGVVIRVMGERLADAQAGWILDGFPRTVPQATALDELLTQLHQPCDGIVNLDVPEEILVGRLLQRAQEQNRTDDTPAVIQNRLQEYYDKTQPLLDFYGERVIRIDGTQAVPQVTAQIQTHLAVT is encoded by the coding sequence ATGCCACGGGTGATTTTGATGGGTGCCCCCGGTTCCGGAAAAGGCACGCAGGGGGAAGTTTTAGCGCAGGCGTGGTCGGTACCCCGCTTAGCTCCGGGGGACATTTTTCGGGAGCATATCCGCCGGGGGACACCCCTGGGTTTGGAGGTCAAAAGCTACAGCGATGCGGGCAAATTGGTTCCCGATGGGGTGGTGATTCGGGTGATGGGGGAACGGCTGGCGGATGCCCAGGCGGGCTGGATTTTGGATGGGTTTCCCCGCACCGTGCCCCAGGCGACCGCCCTCGATGAATTGCTAACCCAACTGCACCAACCCTGTGATGGCATTGTCAATCTGGACGTGCCGGAGGAAATTCTCGTGGGGCGTTTGTTGCAACGGGCACAGGAGCAGAACCGTACCGATGATACTCCCGCGGTGATCCAAAACCGCCTCCAGGAATACTACGACAAGACCCAACCCCTGTTGGATTTTTACGGGGAACGGGTGATCCGCATTGACGGCACCCAAGCTGTCCCCCAGGTGACCGCCCAAATTCAAACCCACTTGGCGGTGACCTGA